One genomic window of Solea solea chromosome 12, fSolSol10.1, whole genome shotgun sequence includes the following:
- the hps5 gene encoding Hermansky-Pudlak syndrome 5 protein: MSLTPVEPESHTHVLAEFDCLDPLLSALRLDSGRLKCTCLSVSRKWLALGTSAGGLHLIQKEGWKQRIILTHKEGSITQVACCPHDEDFIAVATSQGLVVVWELQLERRGRPERVSVSWEHKGQAITALCWDTSTLRVFVGDSGGKVSFLRAGSTKLRKGSAFVMFPVQTITTVDSKVVQLGYQDGRLLVSSLSRCYLCDTEREKFWRVGNKERDGEYGACFFPQNKGLLVGQPPLLYCARPGSRIWEASFHGEVLSTHQFKQLLGCPPLPLITFRNDPHYNPVQKSPQSLVFPKLLYLGDQNLLTWTDSAIYIFTPQNGQLLLWTEVKDLVDISVYRSELFCLHGSGRLSHLSLLSAERCVERLLRRESWLLAAAVCSMFQNAIIISRARKSIPIDRLEHLRSQLNSTTHPELIGQLEDVIAKLEPLDSASSSRRSSISSHESFNVLDCGIYRVISRRGSQSDEETSSLINHSMSEEERLKEFSFVQDEDQVDQDPQSTERHDAERSEQGMHFHLPLSFRPKPPRIALQAVKDSVSSFVKKTTEKINTLQMNSELWQRPESREGGHPEVSAATYSEEMENEVYDEMPNAEADMQELRSATERTISQIQDPLVLLDPVCLGETLLEWLPVLERVLGPADLGSAAASDSNIDGPGEKRWEIDYLNPCTEQPEQSSCSPERLTENKEESPELRQQEEPCESTKMKSDVSNGNLSEPVRVVSPKPVPSDLLATLTQLATLYTEMSCFKKQENELTLGCTIFLRRYFFLLDQERVRRMCLLCYQERAEAQHSFMEAILELTQSSKVVEVIQKGDLLRSLRSLRELQPWSAPLLLAHLHRLYEKHGEAAVRSFSQFYPTITPADVMNMAQQSHFLAYLDNLVLSQTEEHRLSFLQSLLEPESLRQDWLQLALTHDAPQCCDTVTPDGQPRWHSHCFSWGYGRLLSLLIRLPADVSSKQKMADACRSHGYWTGYLHLCCELQRHTDAFSTICQLDDISLLEEPEGVEPQSLDEWKLLIRLSQQCSSVVDTEQTPGVNGGSWSNGSAGCGGKITLENLTLMLARKVGPDRAVTTLEECGVPLVLSPQSKLVCELLRVTEKRQRAMIQMMLERCDRFLWSQHA; this comes from the exons TTGAACCAGAGAGCCACACTCATGTGCTGGCAGAGTTTGACTGCCTCGATCCACTTCTGTCTGCTCTACGCTTAGACTCTGGCAGGCTCAAG TGCACATGTTTATCAGTGTCGAGGAAATGGCTGGCATTAGGAACATCAGCAGGGGGCTTACACCTGATTCAGAAGGAGGGCTGGAAACAAAGGATCATCCTCACTCACAAG GAGGGATCCATCACTCAGGTGGCATGTTGCCCTCACGATGAAGATTTTATTGCTGTTGCAACAAG TCAGGGTCTGGTGGTGGTGTGGGAGCTGCAGCTGGAGCGGCGGGGCCGACCAGAAAGAGTCAGTGTGTCCTGGGAACACAAAGGTCAGGCCATCACTGCTCTCTGCTGGGACACAAGCACACTCAGAGTTTTTGTTGGTGACTCTGGAGGCAAAGTGTCCTTTCTGCGTGCAGGATCCACCAAACTGCGCAAG gGTTCAGCATTCGTAATGTTCCCTGTGCAGACCATCACCACTGTTGACTCCAAAGTGGTTCAGCTTGGCTACCAAGATGGCCGCCTGCTCGTGTCTTCGCTCAGCCGCTGCTACCTCTGTGACACAGAGAG GGAGAAGTTTTGGCGAGTTGGGAATAAGGAGCGTGATGGGGAGTACGGAGCCTGTTTTTTCCCTCAGAATAAGGGATTATTAGTTGGTCAGCCACCCCTGCTGTACTGTGCCCGCCCAGGGTCTCGAATATGGGAGGCCAGTTTTCATGGTGAAGTTCTGAGCACGCATCAGTTCAAACAGCTGCTAGGCTGTCCTCCTCTACCTCTCATCACGTTTAG AAATGATCCTCATTACAACCCAGTGCAGAAGAGTCCACAGTCACTTGTCTTTCCTAAACTGCTTTATTTGGG agaccaaaacctgctgACCTGGACAGATTCAGCCATTTATATTTTCACACCTCAGAATGGACAGCTGCTTCTGTGGACTGAGGTCAAAG ACTTGGTTGACATCTCGGTCTACCGCAGCGAGCTCTTCTGTCTCCATGGCAGTGGACGTCTGTCCCACCTCTCCCTGTTATCTGCAGAGCGGTGTGTTGAGCGTCTCCTGCGTAGGGAGTCCTGGCTTCTGGCTGCTGCCGTCTGCAGTATGTTTCAGAACGCAATCATCATCAGCAGG GCCAGGAAATCCATTCCTATTGACCGCCTTGAACATCTCAGGTCCCAGCTCAACTCCACCACACACCCAGAGCTGATTGGTCAGCTGGAGGATGTCATTGCTAAGCTAGAGCCTCTGGATTCCGCCTCTAGCAGCCGTAGAAGCAGCATCTCCTCACAC GAGAGCTTCAACGTTCTCGATTGTGGAATTTACCGCGTGATCAGCCGCAGAGGAAGTCAGTCAGATGAGGAGACGAGCTCACTCATCAATCACTCCatgtcagaggaggagaggctcAAAGAGTTCAGTTTTGTCCAGGATGAAGATCAGGTGGATCAAG ATCCACAGAGCACTGAGCGCCACGATGCTGAGCGATCAGAGCAAGGAATGCACTTCCACCTCCCGCTCTCATTCCGCCCCAAACCTCCTCGCATAGCACTGCAGGCCGTCAAAGACAG TGTTTCCAGTTTTGTTAAGAAAACAACGGAGAAGATCAACACCCTCCAGATGAACTCTGAACTCTGGCAGCGCCCTGAATCGAGAGAAGGAGGACACCCTGAAGTGTCCGCAGCCACATATTCAGAAGAAATGGAGAATGA AGTTTATGATGAAATGCCTAACGCAGAGGCCGACATGCAGGAACTTCGATCAGCAACAGAGCGAACTAT ATCCCAGATCCAGGACCCTTTGGTGCTACTAGATCCAGTCTGCCTCGGAGAAACACTGCTGGAGTGGCTGCCGGTGCTGGAGCGAGTACTCGGACCTGCAGACCTGGGCTCAGCTGCCGCCAGTGACTCAAACATTGATGGACCAGGAGAGAAGCGATGGGAGATAGATTATCTGAACCCCTGCACAGAGCAGCCAGAGCAGTCCTCCTGCTCACCTGAGCGTCTTACAGAGAATAAAGAGGAGTCGCCTGAGCTCAGACAACAAGAGGAGCCGTGTGAATCCACGAAGATGAAGTCTGACGTTTCAAATGGAAACCTTTCAGAGCCTGTGCGAGTTGTGTCCCCCAAACCTGTACCATCAGACCTCCTGGCTACTCTCACCCAGCTGGCCACATTATACACGGAGATGAGCTGCTTCAAAAAACAGGAGAATGAACTTACTTTGGGATGCACAATTTTTCTGCGCCGTTACTTCTTTCTGCTGGATCAAGAGCGTGTGAGAAGAATGTGTCTGTTATGTTACCAGGAGCGGGCCGAGGCGCAGCACTCCTTCATGGAGGCCATACTAG AACTCACTCAGTCCTCTAAGGTGGTGGAGGTTATTCAGAAAGGTGATTTGCTGAGATCACTGCGCAGTCTGAGAGAGCTGCAGCCCTGGAGCGCACCGCTACTCCTCGCTCACTTACACAG GCTGTATGAGAAGCATGGAGAGGCGGCCGTACGCTCGTTTTCCCAGTTTTATCCCACAATTACTCCTGCTGACGTGATGAACATGGCTCAGCAAAGCCACTTCCTGGCCTACCTTGATAATCTTGTCCTGTCACAAACTGAGGAGCACAG GTTGTCATTTTTGCAATCCCTACTTGAGCCAGAGTCACTGAGACAGGATTGGCTGCAGCTTGCACTTACCCATGATGCTCCTCAATGCTGTGATACAGTTACCCCTGATGGACAGCCCAG GTGGCATTCACATTGTTTCAGCTGGGGTTACGGACGCCTCCTGTCTCTGCTGATTCGTCTCCCTGCAGACGTGTCCTCCAAACAGAAGATGGCTGACGCATGCCGCAGTCACGG GTACTGGACAGGCTACCTGCACCTCTGCTGTGAGCTGCAGCGTCACACAGACGCCTTCTCCACCATCTGTCAGCTGGATGACATCAGCCTGCTGGAGGAACCTGAGG GAGTTGAGCCCCAGTCCTTGGATGAGTGGAAGCTCTTGATCCGCTTGTCTCAGCAGTGCAGCAGTGTGGTCGACACAGAGCAGACCCCAGGTGTAAACGGGGGCAGCTGGTCAAACGGCTCAGCGGGCTGTGGAGGGAAGATCACTTTGGAGAACCTGACCCTGATGCTGGCTCGGAAAGTTGGACCCGACCGAGCGGTGACCACCCTGGAGGAATGCGGTGTGCCGTTGGTCCTTTCCCCTCAATCCAAACTGGTCTGTGAGCTCCTCAGAGTCactgagaagagacagag GGCGATGATCCAGATGATGCTCGAGCGCTGTGATCGGTTCCTGTGGTCTCAGCACGCCTGA